In the Rhinatrema bivittatum chromosome 6, aRhiBiv1.1, whole genome shotgun sequence genome, one interval contains:
- the CYSLTR1 gene encoding cysteinyl leukotriene receptor 1: MPLTGNTTQLGNYTNLSCPNIDEFRNQVYSTAYSLFTFFGFFGNSFALYVLIRTYSQKTAFHIYMLNLAVSDLLFICTLPLRVVYYVNKGKWFFGDFMCRISSYAFYVNLYCSIFILTAMSFFRFVAIVFPVQNLKLVNVKNARLVCIGIWIFVTLANIPFLITGSSVKGNKTKCFEPPSSVKSLIIMNYISLIFGFTIPFIIILVCYTMIIKTLLNNVMNRQQANRKKAVRMIIIVMAVFFISFMPYHIQRTVHLHFLHRQETCEETIHMQKLVVITLALAASNCCFDPLLYFFSGENFRRRLSTLRKPSLTSIPQSSKRKKSLIAQEKSDLFQEDQNKQDSSES; this comes from the coding sequence ATGCCTCTCACAGGAAACACAACACAGTTGGGGAACTACACAAATCTGAGCTGCCCAAATATTGATGAATTCCGAAATCAAGTATACTCCACAGCATATTCTCTGTTCACTTTTTTTGGCTTCTTCGGTAACAGTTTTGCATTGTATGTCCTTATAAGAACATACAGTCAGAAGACAGCCTTTCATATTTACATGCTGAATCTTGCAGTATCAGACCTCCTTTTCATATGCACCCTGCCTCTTCGGGTGGTATATTACGTCAACAAGGGCAAATGGTTCTTCGGGGACTTTATGTGTAGGATCAGTTCTTATGCTTTCTATGTCAATCTATATTGTAGCATTTTTATCTTGACAGCAATGAGCTTTTTTCGTTTTGTAGCCATAGTATTTCCCGTCCAGAATCTCAAGCTAGTGAATGTGAAAAATGCCAGGCTTGTGTGTATTGGCATTTGGATCTTTGTGACACTGGCTAATATTCCATTTCTAATAACTGGCTCAAGTgtgaaaggaaacaaaacaaagtgCTTTGAACCTCCATCTTCTGTCAAAAGTCTGATCATCATGAACTATATTTCATTAATTTTTGGCttcactatcccttttatcatCATACTGGTTTGTTATACTATGATTATAAAGACCTTATTGAATAACGTCATGAACAGGCAACAAGCAAATCGTAAAAAAGCAGTCCGTATGATCATCATTGTAATGGCCGTCTTCTTCATCAGCTTCATGCCATATCACATTCAGCGTACAGTCCACCTTCACTTTCTACATCGACAGGAAACCTGTGAAGAAACCATTCACATGCAGAAATTGGTAGTGATAACCCTGGCCCTAGCAGCCTCCAACTGCTGCTTTGACCCCCTCTTGTATTTCTTTTCAGGAGAGAACTTCAGGAGAAGACTTTCTACTTTGCGAAAGCCTTCTTTGACAAGTATACCCCAATCATCCAAAAGGAAGAAATCCTTAATCGCACAAGAGAAATCTGATCTATTTCAAGAAGATCAAAACAAACAAGACAGCAGTGAAAGTTAG